One segment of Anatilimnocola aggregata DNA contains the following:
- a CDS encoding VOC family protein — protein MSDFNSERNRVVWVDVPVQDLDRALAFYRAVLANNATKQEYPGGEFGLLDHENGNGGCLVKNAGEASTTAGLLVYFNADGRIRDAVAQAEQLGAKIVEPVNSIGPHGYRAVLIDSEGNKIALHSNSDQ, from the coding sequence ATGAGCGATTTCAATTCCGAGCGTAATCGCGTGGTGTGGGTCGATGTTCCGGTGCAAGATCTAGACCGGGCTTTGGCGTTCTATCGAGCCGTCCTAGCCAACAATGCGACCAAGCAGGAGTATCCCGGGGGCGAGTTCGGACTGCTCGATCACGAGAATGGGAACGGCGGCTGCCTGGTAAAGAACGCGGGCGAAGCATCCACCACCGCGGGCCTGCTGGTCTATTTCAATGCCGATGGCCGCATTCGTGATGCCGTCGCGCAGGCCGAGCAGCTGGGGGCGAAGATCGTCGAGCCGGTCAATTCCATCGGCCCGCACGGTTACCGCGCCGTTCTCATCGACAGCGAAGGGAACAAGATCGCGCTGCATTCGAACAGCGATCAATAG
- a CDS encoding outer membrane protein assembly factor BamB family protein, with protein sequence MRKTLIFSFALTLALALVTASSGAEEWNRFRGPNGSGLSTAAGIPTTWTEKDYRFQIDLPGSGNSSPVIWQDKLFVTAADAQKLERYLLCYSTGSGGLLWQKSWPLEKEKKHAKNSYASNTPACDAERVYTIWQAKERSQLLAFDHLGQELWKYDLGRFESNHGCGTSPIVVGDVVVVNNNQEGESSFLIGVKAATGEQAWKIPRAQVKATYSTPCVFRNAQGKDEVIFSSWHEGITSVDPTTGKINWEKDVFERDQEKRAIGSPIVAGDLVLANCGFAGGKKFLVAMRPNGETAAEEYRLDRMVNHQPTTIAVGDLLFLWNDQGVVSCVHAKSGQSVWQKRVGGNYAGSPICVGKALYAMSQDGELVVLAAAEEYQELGRMKLPSGSSATPAVGSGLLWLRVEDKLLALGGAK encoded by the coding sequence ATGCGCAAGACCCTTATCTTCAGCTTCGCCCTCACACTTGCCCTCGCACTCGTCACAGCGTCCAGTGGGGCTGAAGAATGGAATCGCTTTCGTGGCCCGAATGGTTCCGGCCTCAGTACGGCGGCGGGCATTCCGACCACTTGGACCGAGAAGGATTATCGCTTTCAAATCGACTTGCCGGGCTCGGGCAATTCGTCGCCGGTCATCTGGCAAGACAAGCTGTTTGTCACGGCAGCCGACGCTCAAAAACTGGAGCGGTATCTGCTGTGTTACTCCACCGGTTCGGGCGGGCTGCTGTGGCAAAAGAGTTGGCCGCTAGAGAAGGAAAAGAAGCACGCCAAGAATTCGTATGCGAGCAATACGCCCGCCTGCGATGCCGAGCGGGTGTACACCATTTGGCAAGCCAAGGAGCGCTCGCAACTGCTGGCCTTCGATCATCTCGGTCAGGAATTGTGGAAGTACGACCTGGGACGTTTCGAGAGCAATCACGGTTGCGGCACAAGCCCGATCGTCGTGGGCGATGTAGTGGTGGTGAACAACAACCAAGAGGGTGAGAGTTCGTTCCTGATCGGCGTGAAGGCGGCCACCGGCGAACAAGCGTGGAAGATTCCGCGGGCGCAAGTGAAGGCCACGTACAGCACTCCGTGCGTGTTTCGCAACGCTCAAGGCAAAGACGAAGTGATCTTCTCAAGTTGGCACGAAGGAATCACCAGCGTCGATCCCACGACGGGAAAAATCAATTGGGAGAAGGACGTCTTCGAACGCGATCAGGAGAAGCGGGCGATTGGTTCGCCCATCGTGGCTGGCGATCTGGTCCTGGCCAATTGCGGCTTTGCCGGGGGGAAGAAGTTTCTCGTGGCTATGCGGCCCAATGGCGAGACAGCTGCCGAGGAGTATCGGCTGGATCGCATGGTGAATCATCAGCCCACCACGATCGCCGTGGGAGACCTGCTGTTCCTGTGGAACGACCAGGGAGTCGTCTCCTGCGTGCATGCCAAGAGTGGCCAGTCCGTGTGGCAAAAGCGCGTCGGCGGCAACTACGCGGGCTCGCCGATTTGCGTCGGCAAAGCACTCTATGCCATGTCGCAAGACGGCGAACTGGTTGTGTTGGCCGCAGCCGAAGAGTACCAAGAGCTAGGCCGCATGAAACTGCCCAGCGGGAGCAGCGCCACACCCGCCGTCGGTAGCGGTTTGCTCTGGCTACGCGTCGAGGACAAACTGCTGGCGCTCGGTGGGGCGAAGTAG